A stretch of Synergistaceae bacterium DNA encodes these proteins:
- a CDS encoding AAA family ATPase encodes MCSSIIVQNLGPLKNVSIDLSAEFSVIIGPQASGKSTLGKIIYFCKKIRDYAIEFVSNEDMFLSNLSYDDIYKSFLRSLHKKYLENFDFGKTEYEDFLIKYNYDENNFILINLDNEKNIIFEFSREIEARLKSFFSGVREFNLDNMKREGEEWKFTFRDFWQRLEAQQFREKFLKDSVFHDDSEIIYVPAGRGIFSILADQLSVASGLNFGLPIIDFIKRVQAAKARFKKNLDKVVEDYAKTDREPVNNDDLQLAQDIIRKILKADYVNDTDGEKLYFDSNNWVRLIYGSSGQQEALWILLLMFSLILEHKKAFVILEEPEANVYPNAQLDIIKLIALTLNSTKSKFFITTHSPYIMTSANLLIHSGQVENKIINDNGDSIIPKQLRINPEVTAAYKITDSKNEIHNIRDQETGMFDASEIDTISDIIGEATDKLIDLEIEHECRE; translated from the coding sequence TTGTGTAGTTCGATTATAGTACAAAATTTAGGGCCATTAAAAAATGTTTCTATAGACTTATCAGCTGAATTTTCTGTGATAATTGGTCCACAGGCATCTGGTAAAAGTACGTTGGGCAAAATTATATACTTTTGCAAAAAAATTCGGGACTATGCAATTGAGTTTGTTAGTAATGAAGATATGTTCCTCTCTAATTTATCTTATGATGATATATACAAATCTTTCTTAAGGAGTCTTCATAAAAAGTATCTTGAAAATTTTGATTTTGGGAAAACAGAATATGAGGATTTTCTAATAAAATACAATTACGATGAAAATAATTTTATTCTAATTAATTTAGATAATGAAAAAAATATAATATTTGAATTTTCACGTGAAATAGAGGCAAGGTTAAAAAGTTTCTTCAGTGGCGTGAGAGAATTTAATTTGGACAATATGAAACGAGAAGGAGAGGAATGGAAATTTACATTTCGGGATTTCTGGCAGCGTTTAGAAGCACAGCAGTTTAGAGAAAAATTTTTAAAGGATAGCGTATTTCATGATGACTCTGAAATTATATATGTACCTGCCGGACGTGGTATATTTTCTATTTTGGCTGATCAATTAAGTGTTGCAAGTGGTTTAAATTTTGGATTGCCTATTATAGATTTTATTAAGCGTGTACAAGCTGCAAAGGCTCGATTTAAGAAAAATCTTGATAAAGTTGTTGAGGATTATGCAAAGACAGATAGAGAACCGGTGAACAATGATGATTTACAACTTGCGCAAGATATAATCAGGAAAATTTTAAAAGCTGACTATGTTAATGACACTGATGGAGAAAAACTCTATTTTGATTCTAATAATTGGGTAAGGTTGATTTACGGCTCATCGGGACAGCAGGAAGCATTATGGATATTGCTGTTAATGTTTTCTTTGATTCTCGAACATAAGAAAGCGTTTGTTATTCTTGAGGAACCTGAAGCAAATGTTTATCCCAATGCGCAATTAGATATAATAAAATTAATAGCTCTGACTTTGAACTCTACGAAGAGTAAATTCTTTATTACAACGCACAGTCCTTATATAATGACTTCTGCAAACCTGTTAATTCATTCTGGACAAGTTGAGAATAAGATTATTAACGATAATGGAGATTCAATTATTCCCAAACAGTTACGTATAAATCCAGAAGTTACAGCGGCTTATAAAATTACAGATTCAAAAAATGAAATACATAATATACGAGACCAGGAAACAGGTATGTTTGACGCATCAGAAATTGATACTATTTCTGATATTATAGGGGAAGCGACAGATAAACTTATAGATTTAGAAATAGAGCATGAATGTAGAGAATAA
- a CDS encoding phage portal protein, whose protein sequence is MVRKIKRFTNSGYSHYGASRTKPSVSGWFSNSKSPAEDITDNLELLRERSRDLYAGGGPLGRGAIDRIVLNSVGPGLTLNCRIGAESLGLTEEQAAEWEQNTEREFSFWAESKNCDITRYMNFYELQSLCFKSVLLNGDAVVLLPMRRIKNFPYDLRVSLIEGDRLHDPFFKPYGVLIDGGVEFNEDGTPTAYHIANRHPDSELTGQKRLEYIRIPAFGHLSGRRNILHLLPFERIGQHRGVPFLAPVIETLKQLGRYSDAELMAAVIGGIFAIFFEHEPRDENDTDLGAENYASDLGVQEGGELEDWRKTVESLGVNDMYGMIADLPLRTKPVSVSPARPNTAFDAFVMSLVRQIGSALGIPAEVLFLNFESSYSASRGALLEAWKLFNYWRKWWSNNFCQPIYEEWLCEAVLKGRVKAPGFFDDPMIRYAYSWAEWNGPSQGQLDPVKEVNAAILRVENGFSTRQRETSELTGGDWELNHRQRVKEEKLRREAGFTDTGTIKDTDSDDEDSKDRSQS, encoded by the coding sequence ATGGTGAGAAAAATTAAGAGATTCACAAATTCGGGCTACTCCCACTACGGAGCAAGCCGCACAAAACCGAGTGTTTCGGGCTGGTTCTCGAATTCCAAATCTCCAGCTGAAGACATCACAGACAATCTCGAATTACTGCGCGAACGTTCACGGGATTTATACGCAGGCGGAGGGCCTCTCGGTCGCGGTGCAATAGACAGAATCGTGTTAAATTCAGTCGGGCCGGGCTTAACTCTCAATTGCAGGATCGGCGCAGAAAGTCTCGGACTCACTGAAGAACAAGCAGCAGAATGGGAACAGAACACCGAGCGCGAATTTTCTTTCTGGGCAGAGAGCAAAAATTGCGACATCACGCGTTATATGAATTTCTACGAGCTTCAGTCTTTGTGCTTCAAGTCCGTATTGCTCAACGGCGACGCGGTTGTGTTACTGCCAATGCGCAGGATAAAAAATTTCCCGTACGATTTGAGAGTCTCTCTCATTGAGGGCGACAGGCTTCATGACCCGTTTTTCAAGCCCTATGGTGTATTAATTGACGGAGGAGTCGAATTTAACGAGGACGGCACACCGACAGCGTATCACATTGCGAATCGTCATCCAGACAGCGAATTAACCGGACAAAAACGGCTTGAATATATACGAATCCCGGCATTTGGGCATTTATCAGGACGCAGAAATATTTTGCACCTGTTACCATTTGAGCGAATCGGACAGCACAGAGGAGTCCCGTTCTTAGCACCCGTAATCGAGACTCTAAAGCAATTAGGCCGTTATTCTGACGCTGAATTAATGGCGGCTGTTATCGGGGGAATATTCGCGATTTTCTTCGAGCATGAACCACGAGACGAGAACGATACAGATTTAGGCGCAGAAAATTACGCCAGCGATTTGGGAGTTCAAGAAGGCGGAGAGCTCGAGGACTGGCGCAAAACTGTTGAGTCTCTCGGAGTAAATGACATGTACGGAATGATTGCAGATTTGCCGCTGAGAACTAAGCCCGTTTCTGTCTCACCTGCAAGGCCGAACACAGCATTTGACGCGTTTGTTATGTCTCTTGTACGTCAGATCGGGAGCGCGCTGGGTATTCCGGCAGAAGTCTTATTCTTAAATTTTGAGAGCTCCTACAGTGCGTCAAGAGGTGCGTTGCTTGAGGCGTGGAAATTATTTAATTATTGGCGCAAATGGTGGTCAAATAATTTCTGTCAGCCGATTTACGAAGAGTGGTTGTGTGAAGCGGTCTTAAAGGGGCGAGTCAAGGCTCCGGGATTCTTTGATGATCCTATGATTCGTTATGCTTATTCATGGGCAGAATGGAACGGGCCGAGTCAAGGGCAGTTAGACCCCGTCAAAGAAGTCAACGCGGCAATTTTACGCGTAGAAAACGGCTTCAGCACAAGACAGCGCGAAACTTCAGAATTAACCGGCGGAGATTGGGAATTGAATCACCGTCAACGCGTCAAAGAAGAAAAATTACGGCGTGAGGCAGGTTTTACAGATACAGGCACAATCAAAGATACTGACTCGGACGATGAAGACAGCAAAGACAGGAGTCAATCATGA
- a CDS encoding site-specific DNA-methyltransferase, whose translation MPISGGWLFWDKLRPNTLDFGSGELAYNSCSNVVKKYAQKWNGAIREGSKNLNPQPLFHPTQKPVELHMKILQDFSKENDIILDCFGGSGTTLIACEMTGRTCLMMEISPQYCDIICDRYNKLTGLRLFDY comes from the coding sequence TTGCCGATTAGTGGCGGGTGGTTATTCTGGGATAAGTTAAGGCCGAACACTTTAGATTTCGGGAGCGGTGAACTTGCTTATAATTCATGCTCTAACGTCGTGAAAAAATACGCTCAAAAATGGAACGGCGCAATCAGAGAAGGAAGCAAAAATTTAAATCCTCAGCCGTTATTCCACCCTACACAAAAGCCCGTTGAACTCCACATGAAAATTTTGCAGGACTTCAGCAAAGAAAATGATATTATTCTTGACTGTTTCGGAGGCTCAGGAACGACTCTAATTGCGTGTGAAATGACCGGCCGTACATGTCTAATGATGGAAATTTCCCCGCAATATTGCGACATAATTTGCGACAGATACAACAAATTAACCGGATTAAGACTATTCGATTATTAA
- a CDS encoding Clp protease ClpP produces the protein MFKVTAMANNEAEILLYDQIADFDSDKWGLISAKGLINKIKDLGKIDNMTLRINSVGGDVFEAQAIYSYLQSHPANITVKIDGLAASAASVIAMAGDKVIMPRNTLMMIHNPAGGVWGQSDDMRDTAEILDKIRDTIANVYIAKTGLEREKIISMMDAETWMDADEALNLKFCDEISEPVKISAMATKTGGFVCMNKSGFARLDDFMREKLPANFIQEENSTMPEQITNSTNTQQDEIKSSFEAGYKKGIEAERERIKLLDSLNAPGREEIISRAKYDEPKDARDIAIDLLQADKNLQTLNAMSQDSQAVNKALEPQPTPNAEQDRQRITDLIANNINSLRGY, from the coding sequence TTGTTTAAAGTTACAGCAATGGCCAATAACGAGGCTGAAATTTTGCTTTATGACCAGATAGCAGACTTTGACTCTGATAAATGGGGACTCATCAGCGCAAAGGGTCTCATAAATAAAATTAAGGACTTAGGCAAAATCGACAACATGACTCTGCGAATTAACAGTGTCGGCGGTGATGTTTTCGAGGCTCAGGCGATTTACAGCTATCTCCAGTCCCACCCCGCAAATATCACGGTCAAAATTGACGGTCTCGCGGCGAGTGCAGCAAGTGTTATAGCTATGGCAGGCGATAAAGTCATAATGCCCAGAAATACGCTCATGATGATTCACAATCCTGCGGGCGGTGTATGGGGACAATCTGACGACATGCGCGACACAGCAGAAATTCTTGACAAGATTCGCGACACTATAGCAAATGTCTATATCGCTAAAACAGGACTTGAACGCGAAAAAATTATTTCAATGATGGACGCTGAAACATGGATGGACGCTGACGAGGCTTTAAATCTCAAATTCTGCGACGAAATCAGCGAACCCGTGAAAATTTCAGCAATGGCAACTAAAACCGGCGGATTTGTCTGCATGAATAAATCAGGTTTTGCACGACTCGATGACTTCATGAGAGAAAAATTACCAGCAAATTTTATACAGGAGGAGAACTCAACAATGCCAGAACAAATAACAAATTCAACAAATACACAGCAGGACGAAATAAAAAGCTCGTTCGAGGCAGGTTACAAAAAGGGAATTGAGGCAGAACGCGAAAGAATTAAATTACTCGACAGTCTCAACGCTCCAGGACGTGAAGAAATCATCAGCAGAGCCAAATACGACGAGCCAAAAGACGCGCGGGATATAGCAATTGATTTACTTCAGGCCGATAAAAATCTTCAGACACTCAACGCAATGAGTCAGGACTCGCAGGCAGTCAATAAAGCGTTAGAACCTCAGCCGACACCGAACGCTGAACAGGACAGACAACGAATTACAGATTTAATTGCGAATAACATAAACTCTTTGAGGGGGTATTAA
- a CDS encoding major capsid protein: MQDFYDPKTLAGAIKKTIPLKIFLEIRFSDNVVIIFPVEAVTIEFQEGKRKLAPYVNARICSENIEREGYERKTFRAPLVAPNRVITNDTLAQKLLGESEWNSGLTPEDRAAKIAAQDIIELQDTIWRREEYMCARVKQDGKLTIKGRGVNQVVDYGFENITALDASDRWTENFDIAGQLSRIAIEMSKDGINPDMIILGIDAATMLLKNKKFLEMLDNRRVEIGEIRPSELESGVSYLGRMIVPGASFDLMMYTEWYPIEDENGKPALKPIVDPETVIIQSSKEKNSMLYGVITHIDKDGNFVSHMDSYVPRTWFTENPSQKFVEISSRPLPMPHDLKSWHVLKGVITGAI, from the coding sequence ATGCAAGATTTTTACGATCCAAAAACTTTGGCGGGAGCCATCAAGAAAACTATTCCGCTGAAAATTTTTTTAGAGATTAGATTCTCTGACAATGTTGTAATAATTTTTCCGGTTGAAGCTGTAACGATCGAATTTCAAGAGGGCAAAAGAAAACTCGCACCCTACGTCAACGCACGAATCTGTTCTGAAAATATCGAGCGTGAGGGCTATGAGCGCAAAACTTTCAGAGCACCGTTAGTCGCACCGAACAGAGTCATAACTAATGACACTCTCGCACAAAAATTACTTGGCGAGTCAGAATGGAACTCAGGACTCACTCCGGAAGACCGAGCAGCAAAAATCGCAGCACAGGACATAATCGAGCTTCAAGACACAATCTGGAGGCGTGAAGAGTATATGTGTGCTCGTGTAAAGCAGGACGGTAAACTCACAATTAAGGGACGAGGCGTGAATCAAGTTGTAGATTACGGTTTCGAGAACATCACAGCCCTTGACGCTTCAGACAGGTGGACAGAAAATTTTGATATTGCCGGACAGTTAAGCCGAATAGCTATTGAAATGAGCAAAGATGGAATTAACCCCGATATGATTATTCTAGGAATTGACGCGGCTACAATGCTGTTGAAGAATAAAAAATTTCTCGAAATGCTTGACAACCGCAGAGTCGAAATCGGCGAAATAAGACCGTCAGAACTTGAAAGCGGAGTAAGTTATCTCGGCCGCATGATTGTTCCGGGCGCGTCGTTCGATCTCATGATGTACACTGAATGGTACCCGATCGAGGACGAAAACGGCAAGCCAGCATTAAAGCCGATAGTTGACCCTGAGACCGTCATAATTCAGTCAAGCAAAGAGAAAAACTCAATGCTTTACGGCGTAATAACTCACATTGACAAGGACGGAAATTTTGTCAGTCATATGGATTCATATGTTCCGCGTACATGGTTCACGGAAAATCCATCGCAAAAATTCGTGGAAATATCTTCCCGGCCTCTTCCTATGCCGCATGATTTAAAGTCGTGGCACGTGCTGAAGGGCGTTATTACAGGTGCGATATGA
- a CDS encoding Rha family transcriptional regulator, whose translation MREYFPVKKKEPKTQAIDPASILSAGELGVIEHNGRVMVDSVSLAKVFGKNHKDVLRAIRNLDCSQEFTKRNFTPSSYTDSTGRKLAAYYMTRDGFTFLVMGFTGTIAAKFKEAYINAFNAMEEALKQRKDSGLPKLSLSQADIDKFDNSTPFTADMTAEELADHDGK comes from the coding sequence ATGAGAGAATATTTCCCGGTCAAGAAAAAAGAGCCGAAAACGCAGGCAATTGACCCGGCCTCAATTTTGAGTGCGGGAGAACTCGGAGTCATCGAACATAACGGGCGAGTCATGGTCGATTCGGTGTCGCTCGCAAAAGTTTTCGGGAAGAATCACAAGGACGTTCTAAGAGCTATCAGAAATCTTGATTGCAGTCAAGAATTTACTAAGCGCAATTTTACGCCCAGCTCGTACACGGACAGCACCGGAAGAAAATTAGCCGCCTATTACATGACGCGCGACGGATTCACTTTTCTTGTGATGGGCTTCACGGGAACAATAGCAGCGAAATTCAAAGAAGCCTACATCAACGCATTCAACGCGATGGAAGAGGCATTAAAGCAAAGGAAAGACTCGGGGCTCCCGAAATTGAGTCTGAGTCAGGCCGACATTGACAAATTTGACAACTCAACACCTTTTACAGCTGACATGACAGCAGAGGAGCTAGCAGACCATGACGGAAAATAA